In Elephas maximus indicus isolate mEleMax1 chromosome 7, mEleMax1 primary haplotype, whole genome shotgun sequence, the following proteins share a genomic window:
- the FANCF gene encoding Fanconi anemia group F protein: MEPLLQHLERFSEVLAVSRTTHVSTWDPATVRRALQWARYLRHIHRRFGRHGRIRTALERRLHNQWRQESSPGPGPVPGLTNFQSLGRCDILLAVRLLENRALGDAACHHLLHQLFPGPGVRDTEEETLQDCLARLARRRSAVHMLRLSGYREEDSLVKTQAELLLERLQEVGQAEAEGPSRLLSRLWERLPQNNFLKVTAAALLLPPPSTRPQEEELALGSPKAPGRGRQELVRWLLGKPDIMVVFCRSLPASLLASVVGRHPALSRVYLGLLTDWGRHLYYDLQKGNWVRAEPQDLPWEELYDRFQSLCQASPPLKDEVLTTLKSCKAQDGDYEVPGLSIWTDLLLALGSGT; this comes from the coding sequence ATGGAGCCGCTCCTGCAGCACCTGGAGCGCTTCTCTGAGGTTCTGGCGGTCTCCCGCACTACCCACGTAAGCACCTGGGACCCCGCGACCGTGCGCCGGGCCTTGCAGTGGGCTCGCTACCTGCGCCACATCCATCGGCGCTTCGGCCGCCATGGCCGGATCCGCACGGCTTTGGAGCGGCGACTGCACAACCAGTGGAGGCAGGAGAGCAGCCCTGGGCCTGGTCCAGTCCCCGGACTGACGAACTTCCAGTCCCTGGGGCGCTGTGACATTCTGCTAGCTGTGCGTCTGCTGGAGAACCGGGCCCTCGGGGATGCCGCCTGTCACCACCTGCTGCACCAGCTCTTTCCGGGCCCCGGCGTCCGGGACACCGAAGAGGAGACGCTGCAAGACTGCCTGGCTCGCCTCGCCCGCCGCCGGTCCGCTGTCCATATGCTGCGCCTCAGTGGCTACCGGGAGGAGGACTCGCTGGTGAAGACGCAGGCGGAGCTGCTGCTGGAGCGTCTGCAGGAGGTGGGGCAGGCCGAAGCGGAGGGCCCCAGCCGACTTCTCAGCCGCCTGTGGGAGCGCTTGCCGCAGAACAACTTCCTGAAGGTGACAGCGGCCGCGCTGCTGCTACCGCCGCCGTCTACCCGGCCCCAAGAAGAGGAGTTGGCACTGGGCAGTCCCAAAGCACCCGGAAGGGGGAGACAGGAACTGGTCCGTTGGCTTCTAGGAAAGCCGGACATCATGGTTGTCTTTTGTCGCAGCCTCCCAGCCAGCCTTTTAGCTTCGGTAGTAGGCCGCCATCCAGCGCTTTCCCGGGTCTATTTGGGTCTGCTAACAGACTGGGGTCGACATCTGTACTATGACCTACAGAAAGGCAATTGGGTTAGAGCAGAGCCCCAGGATTTGCCCTGGGAGGAGTTGTACGACAGGTTTCAAAGCCTCTGCCAGGCCTCTCCACCTCTGAAAGATGAAGTTCTAACTACCCTGAAGTCCTGTAAGGCCCAGGATGGAGATTATGAAGTCCCAGGGCTTAGCATCTGGACAGATCTGTTGTTGGCTCTTGGCAGTGGTACATGA